A window from Chitinophagales bacterium encodes these proteins:
- a CDS encoding bifunctional folylpolyglutamate synthase/dihydrofolate synthase, with the protein MTYQQTVNYLYEQLPMFTRIGAAAFKKDLTNTIRLCGMLGNPQDKFKSIHVAGTNGKGSVTHMLAAVFQEAGYKTGLYTSPHLIDFRERIRIDGLPVSKQWVIDFVERYKQQIEEIEPSFFEITVAMAFAAFAEQEVDIAIIETGMGGRLDSTNVVTPLVSVITNIGFDHMEFLGQTLPEIATEKAGIIKQGVPVVIGEQHPETEGVFFENSVHKQSVVYHAESMWDMVRTKNDLQYQVFKAIHRGRREMHDITTDLLGDYQAANIKTVLAVRDVLVSSGMAELPLDVTFAALSKVKKLTGLRGRWDVLQQEPLIIADVAHNPAGLTGAMKQWNNITAGKKHIVTGFVKDKDVAAALALYPKDNIYYFCNADIPRAMPASQLQSAAKVAGLEGNMYVSVADAVKAAREALAKNDALLITGSVFVVGEAIQYLNVNNGKLFPTSLV; encoded by the coding sequence ATTACGTATCAGCAAACAGTCAATTATTTATATGAGCAGTTGCCCATGTTCACGCGCATAGGTGCGGCGGCTTTTAAGAAAGACCTCACTAATACCATACGCCTGTGCGGGATGCTGGGCAATCCACAGGACAAATTCAAGTCTATACACGTAGCAGGTACCAATGGTAAGGGCAGCGTTACACATATGCTGGCGGCAGTATTCCAGGAGGCGGGTTATAAAACAGGCCTGTACACTTCTCCCCATCTTATCGATTTCAGGGAACGTATACGCATAGACGGACTGCCGGTGAGCAAACAGTGGGTGATAGATTTTGTTGAACGCTACAAGCAGCAAATAGAAGAGATAGAACCTTCATTCTTCGAGATAACGGTGGCTATGGCCTTTGCCGCTTTTGCCGAACAGGAAGTAGATATAGCTATAATAGAAACAGGCATGGGTGGCAGGCTGGACAGTACCAATGTTGTCACACCGCTGGTGTCTGTTATTACCAATATCGGGTTCGATCATATGGAATTTCTCGGGCAGACATTGCCGGAGATAGCTACTGAAAAAGCGGGTATCATCAAACAAGGTGTACCTGTGGTTATAGGAGAGCAGCACCCCGAAACAGAAGGAGTGTTTTTCGAGAATTCGGTACACAAACAAAGTGTAGTGTATCACGCCGAAAGTATGTGGGATATGGTACGCACGAAAAACGACCTGCAATATCAGGTGTTCAAAGCCATACACCGCGGCCGCAGGGAGATGCATGATATTACTACTGACCTGCTGGGCGACTACCAGGCGGCTAATATAAAAACTGTGCTTGCCGTGCGAGATGTGCTCGTGTCGTCAGGTATGGCAGAGCTGCCGCTGGACGTAACATTTGCTGCCTTGTCTAAAGTGAAAAAACTAACAGGCCTGCGCGGCCGTTGGGACGTGCTTCAGCAGGAGCCGCTCATTATTGCCGATGTGGCACATAACCCTGCAGGGCTTACCGGTGCAATGAAACAATGGAACAACATCACTGCAGGTAAGAAACATATCGTTACCGGTTTTGTAAAAGATAAAGATGTAGCCGCCGCACTGGCACTGTATCCCAAAGACAATATCTACTACTTCTGCAATGCGGATATACCGCGTGCCATGCCTGCCAGCCAACTACAGTCAGCTGCAAAAGTAGCAGGGCTGGAAGGGAATATGTATGTATCGGTAGCAGATGCTGTAAAAGCAGCACGCGAAGCACTGGCCAAGAACGATGCCCTGCTGATAACAGGCAGTGTATTCGTTGTAGGCGAAGCTATTCAGTACTTGAACGTGAACAATGGTAAGCTCTTCCCTACCTCTTTAGTGTAG
- a CDS encoding serine protease — translation MMLYDNNIWQMAEAYLEGKLTGEDKHAIEERKTVDSVFASEFQDCINMLRSLKGSGEQKEYRQLLKDIHEQVIAEKHSPLVTKTISLWHNNWRTAAIAAGIAILTSLTTFWVAQHNNNKIASQYSLLRRDLETVKRSQNKIIGDIKKQTYTPQQEARYTGTGFAITNDGYLVSSYHVITGADSIYIQNKDGEYYKADVVAFNETTDVVILKVESKNFKFSKQEIPYNIARNKRKLGARVFTLGFPQDEIVYNEGYISAKNGYGGDSTQYRLDITAGPGQSGAPVADASGTIIGIITGKESESEGTTYAVASDAIIDLLNTLPKENSIKITGTNRLNRLNREQQIEKLEYYTCSIKVYKR, via the coding sequence GTGATGTTATACGATAACAATATATGGCAAATGGCCGAGGCTTACCTGGAAGGAAAACTTACAGGTGAGGATAAACATGCCATAGAGGAGCGAAAGACAGTAGATTCGGTATTTGCATCTGAATTCCAGGACTGTATTAATATGTTACGCTCACTGAAAGGCAGTGGCGAACAAAAAGAATACAGGCAACTGCTGAAGGATATACACGAACAAGTTATTGCGGAAAAGCATTCACCTCTGGTGACAAAAACTATCTCGCTGTGGCACAACAACTGGCGCACTGCAGCCATAGCAGCAGGTATAGCTATACTTACTTCGCTAACTACTTTTTGGGTAGCACAGCACAACAATAACAAAATAGCCTCGCAATACAGCCTGTTGCGTCGCGACCTGGAAACAGTTAAGCGTTCGCAGAATAAGATAATAGGTGACATTAAGAAACAGACCTACACGCCACAACAGGAGGCAAGGTACACGGGTACCGGCTTTGCTATCACCAACGACGGGTACCTGGTTAGTAGCTACCACGTTATCACAGGTGCTGACTCCATATACATACAGAACAAAGATGGAGAATATTACAAAGCTGATGTAGTAGCATTTAATGAAACGACTGATGTTGTAATTCTTAAGGTAGAATCAAAGAATTTTAAGTTCAGCAAACAGGAAATACCATATAATATAGCGAGGAATAAGAGGAAACTGGGAGCGAGAGTGTTTACTCTGGGTTTCCCACAGGATGAGATCGTGTATAACGAAGGATATATCAGCGCTAAAAATGGTTATGGTGGTGATTCTACACAATACAGGCTGGATATCACTGCAGGACCCGGGCAGAGCGGTGCTCCTGTAGCAGATGCGTCGGGTACGATCATCGGTATTATTACAGGTAAAGAAAGTGAGAGTGAGGGTACTACATATGCTGTAGCTTCCGATGCGATAATAGACCTGTTGAATACGCTGCCGAAAGAAAACAGTATAAAAATAACAGGCACCAACAGGTTGAACCGGCTGAACAGGGAGCAGCAAATAGAAAAGCTGGAATATTATACCTGTTCCATTAAAGTATATAAACGATAA
- a CDS encoding sugar transferase gives MNLSKTKIAAIRKLVISDYIAALVAWLLFWGYRHYLLEQIDFWNSWKIFGARDYLMTIVIIPGGWLVLYMLAGTYFDLYRKSRLDEVNRTLISCILGSILVSLFIFANDAEDYSYFIRTTGRYLFIHTAATLFSRLLLLNHVKNNLIEGKVGFNTLIIGGNQKAIDIYKKVSGSTKVLGNIFKGFIYSTKENGNGMSRHLPQLGHLSELEQIIDEHEIEEVIVAVDTSEHHLLENIITRLSYRPVVVKIQPDLYDIISGSVKTSNVYDAVLIHIYPDLMPHWQRVCKRAFDIFASAMALTILSPVLLFAAIRVKLSSAGPIIYKQQRIGLFGEPFYIYKFRSMYTDAEQHGPALSSTDDKRITPWGKFMRKWRIDELPQFLNILKGEMSLVGPRPERQYFINKIIETHPHYKYLHKVKPGLTSWGMVQFGYAENVDEMVDRMKYDLLYIENCSLMLDVKIMAYTLIVLFQGRGK, from the coding sequence ATGAACCTGTCAAAAACCAAAATAGCTGCTATCAGGAAGCTGGTGATATCCGACTATATCGCTGCGCTGGTTGCCTGGTTGTTATTTTGGGGCTACAGGCACTATTTGCTGGAACAAATAGACTTCTGGAATTCATGGAAAATATTCGGTGCCAGGGACTACCTGATGACCATCGTGATCATACCTGGCGGATGGCTGGTACTCTATATGCTGGCTGGTACTTATTTCGACCTGTATCGCAAGTCAAGGCTCGACGAAGTGAACCGTACACTCATCTCTTGCATACTCGGTAGCATATTGGTTTCCCTATTCATTTTTGCCAATGATGCCGAAGACTATTCCTACTTCATACGCACTACCGGAAGATACCTGTTCATTCATACGGCAGCTACTTTATTCAGCCGGCTTTTGTTGCTGAACCATGTAAAGAACAACCTGATAGAAGGTAAAGTAGGGTTCAATACTCTTATCATCGGCGGTAACCAGAAGGCCATTGATATATACAAAAAAGTTAGCGGCAGCACCAAAGTACTAGGCAACATTTTTAAGGGTTTTATTTATAGCACAAAAGAGAATGGTAACGGCATGAGTCGGCACTTACCACAACTGGGACACCTATCGGAACTGGAACAAATAATAGACGAGCACGAAATAGAAGAGGTGATAGTAGCTGTAGACACATCAGAACACCACCTGCTGGAGAATATCATTACCCGTCTCAGCTATCGACCTGTTGTGGTGAAGATTCAGCCTGACCTATACGATATCATATCAGGCTCTGTAAAAACGAGCAATGTATACGATGCCGTACTGATACATATATACCCCGACCTGATGCCCCACTGGCAGCGAGTATGCAAGCGTGCCTTCGACATATTCGCTTCTGCTATGGCACTGACCATTTTATCTCCTGTACTCTTGTTTGCAGCTATCAGGGTAAAGCTATCGTCAGCAGGGCCTATCATCTACAAACAACAGCGCATAGGGCTGTTTGGAGAACCCTTTTACATCTACAAGTTCCGCTCTATGTATACCGACGCAGAGCAGCACGGGCCCGCCCTTTCCAGCACAGATGATAAGCGCATTACCCCCTGGGGCAAGTTCATGCGCAAATGGCGCATAGACGAGCTGCCACAATTCCTGAACATACTCAAGGGCGAAATGTCGCTGGTAGGCCCCAGGCCCGAAAGACAATACTTTATCAATAAGATCATAGAGACACACCCTCACTACAAATACCTTCATAAGGTAAAACCGGGACTCACATCGTGGGGTATGGTACAATTCGGCTATGCTGAGAATGTAGACGAGATGGTAGACCGTATGAAATACGATCTGCTGTATATAGAGAACTGCAGCCTGATGCTGGATGTAAAGATCATGGCCTATACGCTTATTGTACTCTTCCAGGGCAGGGGCAAGTAA
- a CDS encoding Gfo/Idh/MocA family oxidoreductase, whose product MLKIGVFGAGHLGRIHIQQWKEVPGIELTGFFDPDDAKADAVSKEFGVQRYTSIDELIEACSALDIVSTTVTHYEIAQKCLLAGKHIFIEKPLAQSIEEAQKLVQLVKEANVKCQVGHVERYNPAYLALEEQGLQPMFIEAHRLAQFNPRGTDVSVILDLMIHDIDIVMHLVKSPVRRISASGVSVVSESADIANARIEFDNGCVANLTSSRISIKKMRKMRLFQRDAYIGIDFLEKKTEVIRLKTEDMAKGAFDFPIEVPGGEQKTISIQMPEIQPVNAIRMELEEFSKAILEDKPVRVSVYDGYQAMDVAHQILKKMSIHNELHNV is encoded by the coding sequence ATGTTAAAAATAGGTGTTTTTGGTGCCGGCCACCTGGGCAGGATACATATCCAGCAGTGGAAAGAAGTACCCGGTATAGAGTTGACGGGCTTTTTCGACCCTGATGATGCTAAGGCTGATGCTGTGAGCAAAGAGTTCGGGGTACAACGCTACACGAGTATCGACGAACTTATAGAGGCATGTAGTGCGCTGGACATTGTCTCTACTACCGTCACCCACTATGAGATAGCCCAAAAATGCCTGCTGGCAGGTAAGCATATCTTTATAGAAAAGCCATTGGCACAGTCTATTGAAGAAGCGCAAAAACTGGTGCAACTGGTAAAGGAAGCTAATGTAAAATGCCAGGTAGGACACGTAGAACGTTATAACCCTGCGTACCTCGCATTAGAAGAGCAGGGGCTGCAACCCATGTTTATTGAAGCGCACAGGCTGGCACAATTCAACCCTCGCGGCACTGACGTATCTGTGATACTGGACCTGATGATACATGACATAGACATCGTGATGCACCTGGTCAAATCGCCCGTAAGACGCATTTCGGCAAGTGGTGTATCAGTTGTCAGTGAGTCTGCAGATATAGCCAATGCACGCATCGAGTTTGACAACGGCTGTGTGGCCAACCTGACATCCAGCCGCATATCGATAAAAAAGATGCGTAAGATGAGGTTGTTCCAGCGTGACGCATATATCGGCATTGACTTCCTGGAAAAGAAGACAGAAGTAATACGACTGAAAACCGAAGATATGGCTAAGGGGGCTTTCGACTTCCCGATAGAAGTACCGGGTGGCGAACAAAAGACCATATCTATACAAATGCCTGAGATACAACCCGTAAACGCTATAAGAATGGAGTTGGAAGAATTCTCAAAAGCCATTCTGGAAGATAAACCAGTCAGGGTATCTGTATATGATGGGTACCAGGCCATGGATGTAGCTCACCAGATACTTAAAAAAATGAGCATCCACAATGAACTACATAACGTTTAA
- a CDS encoding sigma-70 family RNA polymerase sigma factor, which translates to MEKELYTEQEIVRQLALGNRLVMEQVYRDHYRFISKWIVKAGGDENDAADVCQESMIVLYEKAKGGDLELTCKLSTYLFAIARNLWYKKVQAKPKSHIAIDDEEEINIEGNYEDDIKAHHEREMHYKQLDDALQRLGEPCSSLLRSFYFKNNNMQQIASDFGYTNADNAKTQKYKCLARLKKIFYTTQVK; encoded by the coding sequence TTGGAGAAAGAGCTATACACGGAACAGGAGATAGTAAGGCAGCTGGCTTTGGGCAACCGTTTGGTGATGGAGCAGGTATACCGCGATCATTACCGTTTTATCAGCAAATGGATTGTAAAAGCAGGTGGAGATGAGAATGATGCGGCAGATGTTTGCCAGGAGTCGATGATCGTGTTGTACGAAAAGGCAAAGGGAGGTGACCTGGAGCTGACTTGTAAACTGAGTACGTACCTTTTTGCTATCGCACGCAACCTCTGGTATAAAAAAGTACAGGCAAAGCCAAAGTCGCACATAGCAATAGACGATGAAGAGGAGATTAATATTGAAGGGAATTATGAAGATGACATAAAAGCCCATCACGAAAGGGAGATGCATTATAAACAACTGGATGATGCATTGCAACGACTTGGGGAACCCTGCAGTTCGTTACTCCGCTCCTTCTATTTTAAGAATAATAATATGCAACAGATAGCCTCTGATTTTGGCTATACCAATGCAGACAACGCCAAGACACAGAAATATAAGTGCCTGGCACGATTGAAGAAAATATTTTATACCACACAAGTGAAATGA
- a CDS encoding PorT family protein, whose product MKKFLLLICAFLPVLAFAQPGPLDVNIGLKAGMNFTRLQGSTWTGGYRSGILAGAFGSVGVKKIAGQIEALVSTTTFTGQGRSFQDAGLLLNPVDSTSQGSFSAVYLHIPVLLNLKMFGNASIQLGPQFSSLLSAKDKDGILNTPTSTVFNTSDFAGVVGLQLKLPAKLNAGIRYTFGLSDQNLSSVGESWKLGTIQIHLGFSFL is encoded by the coding sequence ATGAAAAAGTTTTTGTTACTGATATGCGCTTTTTTACCCGTATTGGCCTTTGCACAACCGGGGCCTCTTGATGTAAACATCGGTTTGAAGGCGGGAATGAACTTTACCCGTTTACAAGGTAGTACATGGACAGGTGGTTACAGGTCCGGCATACTGGCCGGTGCTTTTGGTAGTGTAGGCGTTAAAAAAATTGCAGGGCAGATCGAAGCCCTGGTGAGTACCACTACATTTACGGGCCAGGGTAGAAGTTTCCAGGATGCAGGATTGTTGCTCAATCCTGTAGATAGCACTTCACAAGGCAGTTTCTCTGCTGTATATCTGCATATCCCGGTATTGCTGAACCTGAAAATGTTTGGCAATGCCAGCATACAGTTAGGCCCGCAATTCAGCAGCCTGCTGTCTGCCAAGGATAAGGATGGTATATTGAATACGCCAACTTCAACAGTTTTCAATACCAGCGATTTTGCTGGTGTGGTAGGTTTGCAACTGAAATTGCCTGCAAAACTCAATGCCGGTATCCGGTATACATTCGGACTTAGCGATCAGAACCTTTCATCAGTAGGTGAAAGCTGGAAACTGGGTACGATACAGATACATCTTGGTTTTTCATTTTTATAA
- a CDS encoding CDP-alcohol phosphatidyltransferase family protein — protein sequence MKHLPNLLTLANLVSGCIAIAFILNAQPFVSSFNDNEYWVIGTEQAYMGALFILLAAVFDMLDGLAARALQVFSPIGKDLDSLADVVSFGVAPSMILFKMLWASYMAEPYALDVNMFAMVPAFIIACAAAVRLAKFNQSSAEQKTHFIGMPTPAVGLFIASFPLINWYNPFGMGMYLQNKWVIYIIIVLFSWLMLSKIRFFKLMPSGFSIAAIWPQLILIVAGIAGWFVLHIAIIPVIFLLYILLSFIHKPSEV from the coding sequence ATGAAGCATTTACCCAATTTGCTGACACTGGCCAACCTGGTAAGCGGGTGTATAGCCATTGCTTTTATACTTAATGCACAACCCTTCGTATCCTCGTTCAACGACAACGAATACTGGGTGATAGGCACGGAGCAGGCCTATATGGGAGCACTGTTCATATTGCTCGCGGCTGTGTTCGACATGCTGGACGGGTTGGCAGCCAGGGCATTACAGGTATTTTCTCCTATTGGTAAAGACCTGGATTCACTGGCCGACGTGGTATCATTTGGAGTCGCACCATCTATGATACTGTTCAAAATGCTGTGGGCCAGCTATATGGCAGAGCCTTATGCTCTGGACGTGAATATGTTTGCCATGGTGCCTGCATTTATTATTGCATGCGCAGCAGCAGTCAGGTTGGCTAAGTTCAACCAGAGTTCTGCTGAGCAGAAAACACATTTTATAGGTATGCCTACCCCCGCTGTAGGATTGTTCATTGCATCATTCCCGCTTATCAACTGGTACAATCCTTTTGGTATGGGTATGTACCTGCAGAACAAGTGGGTTATTTACATCATCATCGTCCTGTTTAGTTGGCTGATGTTGTCTAAAATACGCTTCTTTAAACTGATGCCATCAGGTTTCAGTATCGCTGCTATATGGCCGCAACTTATCTTGATAGTAGCAGGTATAGCAGGCTGGTTTGTACTGCATATAGCTATCATACCTGTAATATTCCTACTCTATATTCTGTTATCATTTATTCATAAACCAAGCGAAGTATAA
- the radC gene encoding DNA repair protein RadC produces the protein MTITNSIKNWAEDERPREKLLHKGAPVLSDAELLAILISSGTKERSALDLARDILKLADNDLHTLGRLSVQELQQTKGIGEARAITIAAALELGRRRQLSAGLSRQSITQSKDAAEIFIPLMRDLGHEVFYVLYLSQSGGVIRCENIGKGGLTGTVADIRIILKNALLYSAARLIVSHNHPSGNLKPSKEDIAMTTKLKEAATLMDIKLLDHIIVGNNNYCSMADEGII, from the coding sequence GTGACCATAACCAACAGCATAAAGAACTGGGCGGAAGATGAGCGCCCCCGTGAAAAACTACTGCATAAGGGTGCACCCGTACTTTCAGACGCAGAACTGCTGGCCATACTCATATCCAGCGGCACAAAGGAACGGTCTGCACTGGACCTGGCCAGGGACATTCTGAAACTGGCAGATAATGACCTGCATACACTGGGCAGGCTCAGCGTGCAGGAACTGCAACAGACCAAAGGCATTGGCGAGGCAAGGGCCATAACCATAGCCGCCGCACTGGAGCTGGGGCGCAGGCGGCAACTATCCGCCGGGCTGTCACGGCAGTCTATTACTCAGAGCAAAGACGCGGCAGAAATATTCATACCGCTTATGCGCGACCTGGGACACGAGGTGTTCTATGTATTGTACCTGAGCCAGTCGGGCGGCGTGATACGTTGCGAGAACATCGGCAAAGGCGGACTGACAGGAACCGTAGCCGATATCCGCATCATATTAAAGAACGCCTTGCTATATAGTGCAGCCAGGCTGATAGTCAGTCATAATCACCCATCCGGCAACCTGAAACCTAGCAAAGAAGACATCGCCATGACAACAAAGCTGAAAGAAGCTGCTACCTTGATGGATATAAAGCTGCTGGACCATATAATAGTTGGTAATAATAACTATTGCAGCATGGCCGATGAGGGGATTATTTAG
- the bshC gene encoding bacillithiol biosynthesis cysteine-adding enzyme BshC, which produces MEYKCTYIPYKETGAFSSLVTDYLDKNQALSPFYKYTPDEAGIEAAIHDRAKFPVNRKVLVETLTMQYSNLVQTEAVAENIKRLGDENTFTICTAHQPNLLTGYLYFIYKIAHAIQLAQHLNAQYPGKHFVPVYYMGSEDNDLDELGTFRYGGEKYVWDADGQAGAVGRMDTQSLKPLLDKLFRVLGPPGPNADRLKKMLTEAYLKHDTIGKATKYLVNELFGQYGLLVLDPDEAAFKKEILAVLEDDLLNHTANPIVTKQAGLLAEQYKSQAYPRDINIFYLADGLRERIEKAGDKWVVLNTDISWTKDEMLDELKTHPERFSPNVILRGILQESILPNVAFIGGGAEVAYWLQLKELFAHYGVFYPVILLRQSIMLIGKKAAELLEKTGHTVNDLFKSTEQLTKEYIDEESSGHWHTDNEQEGFETLLSKLKEKAMSLDPTLSASADAALARIRKQLQVLEKKMLRAEKRNHETELRRIERLKTILFPGGGLQERVENFIEYYPICGIELIDMVVKECLPLKSEFLVISL; this is translated from the coding sequence TTGGAGTATAAGTGTACATACATACCGTATAAAGAAACAGGTGCATTCTCGTCGTTGGTGACGGATTACCTGGACAAGAACCAGGCGTTATCCCCGTTTTATAAATACACTCCTGACGAAGCAGGAATAGAGGCGGCCATACATGACAGGGCAAAATTTCCCGTAAACAGGAAAGTGCTGGTTGAAACACTGACAATGCAATACAGCAACCTTGTGCAAACGGAAGCTGTAGCTGAGAATATCAAACGGTTAGGGGATGAAAATACATTTACCATATGTACCGCACACCAGCCCAACCTGCTGACAGGCTACTTGTACTTTATTTATAAAATAGCACATGCCATACAACTGGCTCAACATCTTAATGCTCAATACCCCGGCAAACACTTCGTGCCTGTTTACTATATGGGTAGCGAGGACAACGACCTGGATGAGCTGGGTACCTTCCGCTATGGAGGTGAAAAGTATGTATGGGATGCGGACGGACAGGCTGGTGCTGTGGGCAGAATGGACACCCAGAGTCTGAAGCCATTGCTGGATAAACTGTTTAGGGTGCTGGGTCCTCCGGGGCCGAACGCTGACAGGCTTAAAAAAATGTTGACTGAGGCCTATCTTAAACATGATACAATAGGAAAGGCTACCAAGTACCTGGTAAATGAACTATTCGGGCAGTACGGTTTGCTGGTGCTGGATCCTGATGAGGCAGCCTTTAAGAAAGAGATATTAGCTGTATTGGAAGACGATTTGCTGAACCATACGGCTAACCCCATAGTAACCAAACAAGCCGGGTTGCTGGCCGAACAATATAAATCACAGGCATACCCGAGGGATATCAATATCTTTTACCTGGCAGATGGACTGAGAGAAAGAATTGAGAAAGCTGGGGATAAGTGGGTTGTGTTGAATACAGACATTTCGTGGACGAAAGATGAAATGCTGGACGAACTGAAAACACATCCCGAACGTTTCAGCCCGAATGTAATATTACGGGGTATTTTGCAGGAGAGCATCCTGCCCAATGTAGCCTTTATAGGTGGTGGGGCAGAGGTGGCCTATTGGTTACAATTAAAAGAACTGTTCGCTCATTATGGGGTGTTTTACCCGGTGATACTGCTACGCCAGTCGATAATGCTGATAGGGAAGAAAGCAGCAGAGTTGCTGGAGAAAACGGGACATACGGTCAACGATTTGTTCAAGTCAACGGAACAATTGACAAAAGAATATATAGACGAAGAGAGTAGCGGGCACTGGCATACGGATAATGAACAGGAAGGATTTGAAACTTTGTTGAGCAAGTTGAAAGAAAAAGCCATGTCTCTTGATCCTACACTGTCAGCATCGGCAGATGCGGCGTTGGCACGTATCAGGAAACAGTTACAGGTGTTGGAGAAGAAGATGCTACGTGCTGAAAAAAGAAATCATGAGACTGAATTGCGTAGGATAGAGCGACTGAAGACAATATTATTTCCAGGAGGGGGCTTACAGGAGCGAGTTGAGAACTTTATTGAATATTACCCCATATGCGGTATTGAGTTGATAGATATGGTCGTGAAAGAATGCCTGCCCCTGAAAAGTGAATTTCTTGTTATATCTCTTTAA
- the rsmI gene encoding 16S rRNA (cytidine(1402)-2'-O)-methyltransferase encodes MRLYLVPSPIGNLGDITYRAVEILNRVDAILCEDTRTSSVLLNHYNIHKPLYPHHQHNEHKTLEKIIDELKAGKTYALLTDAGTPGISDPGFLLARECIRNDIQVECLPGASAFVPALVQSGLPSNRFCFEGFPPQKKGRQTFFKKLADEDRTIVLYESPHRLVKTLKELGEYLAPERQAAVCRELTKMFEETLRGTVTELAAHYEAKPPKGEIVIVVAGKE; translated from the coding sequence ATACGATTATACCTCGTGCCGTCCCCGATAGGCAACCTGGGCGATATTACTTACCGTGCAGTAGAAATACTGAACAGAGTTGACGCCATTTTGTGTGAGGATACCCGTACTAGTTCGGTGTTGCTGAATCATTATAATATCCACAAACCGCTGTACCCGCATCACCAGCACAACGAGCACAAAACACTGGAGAAGATAATAGATGAGCTGAAAGCAGGCAAAACTTACGCCCTGCTTACAGATGCCGGTACGCCCGGTATTTCCGATCCCGGCTTTTTGCTGGCAAGGGAATGCATCCGCAATGATATACAAGTAGAGTGCCTGCCAGGTGCCAGTGCATTTGTTCCTGCTTTGGTACAATCAGGATTACCATCCAATCGCTTTTGTTTCGAAGGGTTTCCCCCACAGAAAAAGGGTCGGCAAACCTTCTTTAAAAAACTGGCTGACGAAGACAGGACGATCGTACTATATGAAAGTCCGCACAGGCTGGTAAAAACATTAAAGGAATTAGGTGAATACCTGGCCCCTGAACGACAGGCTGCTGTATGCAGAGAGCTGACCAAAATGTTTGAAGAGACGCTTCGGGGAACCGTTACAGAACTTGCGGCGCACTATGAGGCCAAACCACCCAAGGGCGAGATCGTAATTGTGGTGGCAGGAAAAGAATAA
- the purS gene encoding phosphoribosylformylglycinamidine synthase subunit PurS, with translation MKYIAHINVMPLKELLDPQGKAVNNSLHNLGLNAIDGVRIGKHITLNIEAGSKEEAEAMANDACKKLLANPVMEQFDLSVIEG, from the coding sequence ATGAAATATATAGCACACATTAATGTAATGCCTCTGAAAGAATTGCTGGATCCTCAAGGTAAAGCTGTGAACAACAGTCTGCACAACCTGGGACTGAATGCAATAGACGGCGTACGCATAGGTAAACACATTACACTGAACATAGAAGCAGGCTCAAAAGAAGAGGCGGAAGCTATGGCGAATGACGCGTGCAAAAAGCTACTGGCTAATCCTGTAATGGAGCAATTCGACCTTTCTGTAATTGAAGGCTAA